One genomic segment of Trichoplusia ni isolate ovarian cell line Hi5 chromosome 5, tn1, whole genome shotgun sequence includes these proteins:
- the LOC113494577 gene encoding midasin-like: protein MKIHHAQNPQEDMHFRMLYTCTVTQFSNKSAQSKSEKVFQEILEEKWEMNIKKIMNKKNNEEGAITDAEHIDQTSENALSEEHIEIVGEGQIESGKEDRFSFEGLAVQGTESDEGIEGNSNQEIKNIFGEQFQSELNSQNDNNEIVSTEENITITNEAHIPNCEGDLQPNSEFCNVQQNTGGDMSQNTAVWEMDIKKTTNKKLIDESGIEQTTFDNDDKSVENKEIVSEVSNEYNNEDRFGSDGLTMPEIERDGGVEDNLEVEKISEVGSQPNKTDATIKDVSLDLHTQQIIDEIVSSEGEIVSDNEAHKENKNYENSEESTYDQIQQNEVYTAENSQYENKDQLNNLRDNEECLECDGNIKDSSEANPKRGHIESKCACTCKNKNKSKNQEFVIQTTEEEEEICREEIEVSNEGNIEKADSENNKDLTDGQKKLETDSTEINVIMIQQNSEKGNLQNSYPNKEEIIEEYSELNRTENIQAENTNEPEHNRYKNTQQNKQQRNVKNFIKLNWIQEIKNKNEKKIKDRQQHSKEANKNQQRIDEVIKTDDININQSKPQQNYELENVDMSSQRVVKKDENKDDWISLQNDIVVSEIHEDTIQPDNEGSFVTESIPRQDKEPEEDLDLYKKESKDDWISLQNDKVVSETNEDTIQPNNEGNFVTESIPRQDKEPEEDLDLYKKESKDDWISLQNDKVVSETNEDTIQPNNEGNFVTESIPRQDKEPEEDLDLYNKESKDDWISLQNDIVVSETNEDIIQVNNDGNFVTENIQRQDEEPEEDTDLYNKESKEDWINLQKDVVVSEIQEDIIQVNNGGNFVTESIKRQEEKPEEDIDLHNKESKEDWISLQKDVVISGIDASTSTQRQNEKDKEDINNQVSKESKDSWIKLQMDVVVNEIQDGDIQLNVEENTKDNPDNSIRKHIKLNSAKKVKNKDDDDMDRSNEGYFEYPNDDEMQILQDQIISSDNIEKYSKEKKENNGANIYEKGD, encoded by the exons ATGAAGATACATCACGCACAAAATCCTCAAGAGGATATGCATTTTCGAATGCTTTATACTTGTACTGTAACACAATTCTCAAATAAAAGTGCTCAATCAAAATCCGAAAAGGTATTTCAAGagattttagaagaaaaatggGAAATGAAtatcaagaaaataatgaataagaaaaataacgaGGAGGGCGCAATTACAGATGCAGAGCACATTGATCAAACAAGTGAAAATGCTTTAAGTGAAGAGCACATAGAAATAGTTGGTGAAGGGCAAATCGAAAGTGGTAAAGAAGATAGATTTAGTTTTGAAGGACTGGCTGTGCAAGGTACGGAAAGTGACGAAGGCATTGAAGGTAATAGTAAtcaggaaataaaaaatatatttggagaGCAGTTTCAGTCAGAACTAAACAGCCAGAACGATAATAACGAAATCGTTAGTACAGAAGAAAATATCACGATTACAAATGAAGCGCACATACCAAATTGTGAAGGAGACCTTCAACCAAACAGTGAATTttgcaatgtccaacaaaataCTGGAGGAGATATGTCTCAAAATACTGCAGTATGGGaaatggatataaaaaaaacaacgaacAAGAAACTTATTGACGAAAGTGGTATTGAACAAACCACttttgataatgatgataaaagtgtagaaaacaaagaaattgttAGTGAAGTATCAAATGAATACAATAACGAAGATAGATTTGGTTCTGATGGACTGACGATGCCAGAAATAGAACGTGACGGAGGCGTTGAAGATAACCTAGaagtagaaaaaatatctgAAGTGGGAAGTCAACCAAATAAGACTGATGCAACAATTAAAGATGTGTCTTTAGATCTACACACTCAACAAATAATTGACGAAATCGTTAGTAGTGAAGGGGAAATTGTGTCTGATAATGAAGCGCACAAAGAGAACAAGAACTATGAGAATTCAGAAGAAAGTACTTATGACCAAATCCAACAAAATGAAGTATATACCGCTGAAAACAGTCAGTACGAAAACAAAGATCAATTAAACAATCTAAGAGATAACGAAGAGTGTCTTGAGTGCGATGGGAATATTAAAGATTCATCAGAAGCAAATCCAAAACGAGGACACATTGAATCAAAATGTGCTTGTACctgcaaaaacaaaaacaagagcAAGAACCAAGAATTTGTTATACAAACTACTGAAGAAGAGGAAGAAATCTGTAGGGAGGAGATTGAAGTATCGAACGAAGGGAATATAGAAAAGGCTGATAGCGAGAATAATAAAGATCTCACAGACggacaaaaaaaacttgaaaccGACAGTACCGAAATCAATGTCATCATGATTCAACAAAATAGCGAAAAGGGCAACTTACAAAATAGTTATCCgaataaagaagaaataattgaaGAGTACAGTGAATTAAACCGGACAGAAAATATTCAAGCGGAAAATACAAACGAACCCGAACATAACcgttataaaaatactcaacaAAATAAGCAACAAAGAAACGTtaagaatttcataaaattaaactggattcaggaaattaaaaacaaaaacgaaaagaaaataaaagacagGCAACAACATAGTAAAGAAGCAAATAAGAACCAACAACGAATTGATGAAGTTATAAAAACAGATGATATTAACATAAATCAAAGCAAGCCGCAACAGAATTATGAACTGGAAAATGTAGACATGAGTTCACAGAGAGTGGTGAAGAAAGATGAAAACAAGGACGACTGGATCAGTCTACAAAATGATATAGTTGTATCAGAAATTCATGAAGATACTATTCAACCAGACAATGAAGGGAGTTTTGTCACAGAAAGTATTCCGAGACAGGACAAGGAACCTGAAGAAGACCttgatttatacaaaaaagaaagcAAAGATGACTGGATCAGTCTACAAAATGATAAAGTTGTATCAGAAACTAATGAAGATACTATTCAACCAAATAATGAAGGGAATTTTGTCACAGAAAGTATTCCGAGACAGGACAAGGAACCTGAAGAAGACCttgatttatacaaaaaagaaagcAAAGATGACTGGATCAGTCTACAAAATGATAAAGTTGTATCAGAAACTAATGAAGATACTATTCAACCAAATAATGAAGGGAATTTTGTCACAGAAAGTATTCCGAGACAGGACAAGGAACCTGAAGAAGACCTTGATTTATACAATAAGGAAAGCAAAGATGACTGGATCAGTCTACAAAATGATATAGTTGTATCAGAAACTAATGAAGATATTATTCAAGTGAACAACGATGGGAATTTTGTCACAGAAAATATTCAGAGACAGGATGAGGAACCGGAAGAAGACACTgatttatataataaagaaagCAAGGAGGACTGGATCAATCTACAAAAGGATGTGGTTGTATCAGAAATTCAAGAAGATATTATTCAAGTGAACAACGGAGGGAACTTTGTCACAGAAAGTATAAAGAGGCAAGAAGAGAAACCTGAGGAAGACattgatttacataataaagaaaGCAAGGAGGACTGGATCAGTCTACAAAAGGATGTGGTTATTTCAGGAATTGATGCAAGTACAAGTACACAAAGACAAAATGAGAAAGATAAAGAGGATATAAATAACCAAGTGAGTAAAGAAAGCAAGGACAGTTGGATCAAGTTACAAATGGATGTCGTTGTTAATGAAATTCAAGACGGTGATATTCAATTAAACGTTGAAGAAAACACTAAAGATAATCCTGACAACAGTATTagaaaacatataaaattaaatagtgcGAAGAAAGTGAAAAACAAAGACGATGACGATATGGACCGAAGTAATGAAGGGTATTTCGAATATCCAAATGACGATGAAATGCAAATTCTCCAAGATCAAATTATTAGCAGTGATAACATTGAGAAATATagtaaagaaaagaaagaaaacaacgGAGCAAATATATATGAAAAAG GTGATTGA